GCCTCAGACTTCTAGTAGTGCAGGTCCGGGCCAACTGTGGCATCTCTCTTGACTGTCCAGAGCAGCAGGAAATTAGAAGGGGCCGTGCGACACGTCCAGCTGGCACCGAGTGTGGGCCTCGTTTCCTCAGCCTGTCTGGAGTCCCCTCCTCCCACAGTGGGCCAGACAGGAAGCCTGGCAGTGACCAGACAAGTGGATCCAGGTCTCAAGGCCACCTGGCCTGTGTGTGTCCTACAAGCTCTGAAGAGCCACTCAGCTGTTTGTCTGCCCAGCACACAGGGCCCTGGGCCTCTCTGGTTCTGATGAAAGGGGTTGTGGGGCTCAGATTCTCCCCCAAACTGCCAGTCATTTCTACAAAGAAACTGAGACACTGAACAGAAAAACGGTGTCATTCAGTAAAGCTGACGAGGCTGCTTCTCACATGGCAGCCAGACTGTAAGGCAGTAGGGTCCGTGAAAGATGGCGGCGGCTGGCCGGGTCCTCATGACCCAAGCACACTGACTCCCGGGAGCAGTGTGCAGGCACATGTGCCTGGACACACATGAAGACACACGGACATGGGGGTCTGACCTGGACATTCACAACAGAAACGTCTACAAGAGAAGGCACCCAGGACCCATCCGTGTGTAAACGAGGATTTCTGGTTCAAAAACCTAAGCGTCCTCCGGTTACTGCTACCGTCTGTCCCACAGAGCAATCCAACAGCATTAAGAGAAGCAGTTCTATCAATTCTAAGGTCACATTAACACTTTTCCCATAGATTGTGATCACCACAAGCTGGAAAACCCAGCGTCCTTGCACACCCCCAGCTGCACGCCGGCAGGACAGGTCTAACAGGTGCTGTGTCACAGCCAGTGACTGCGCTGTCTGAGGAAACGCACATCGGTCAGTTTCCCATTTTCCAGGCTCCAgttacagtcatgcatcacttagtGACACAAGCACCATGTGCTCAGCTGCTGCTGCGCAATCAGACTTAACGCCAGCCTCGATGGTGCATGTAGTGGATTTATATGTTTTTCCTATGGAAAGCCAAGTGTCCCAGCAGCATGACTGAACATCAGTCACTTCCCCTACGTATCTACAAGGCCACACACCAAGTTTCCAAACACTCCACGAGAACATCGTGGCCCGTCACGAAGGTGTCAGTCCCTGACCCAAATGCTGTCacgtggcgcaggcctgtagtgtCTTTGCTCTCAGAATCACCTGCCACATATCTACGTGACTCAGAACATTCCCAACAGTCAATTCTGACATTTAAGTAATTCCATAAAAGACTGTAAAATCAGGTCGGTCTTGTAACAACAATGTAGCATCACTTTACGACAGAATCATCTGGAAAAACAGAACAACGAATACATACATCTTTAAAAATGCTGAGGTGAAAATATAACGGATAATTCAGCATTGCCACATAGAAACCTCTGTAAAACAGGCCGAATGAATGTGGACAGGCTGGACAGGGGGCCCTGGCGTCAGCGCACGACAGTCACGTGGGGAGGAGCAGTAGCCAGGTCGGCCTTGGACGGGTACACCACCTTTAGGCTCCCCTCCAGGTCCACCACCCGGACCTGCTCCACCACCAGCGGGGAGGGCCCGTTCTTTGCGGCACTGGGACTCGTGCTGGGATCTGAAAGTTGTCCAGCAGCTACATCAGCTTCGGTATCTGAGAGTGATCCTTCCTCTTTATTTTCGAAAGTGTACTTGTTCATTTCTGCCATTTTCTGCAAATGAAAAGTACCTTGTTAACCTGGATGAGAAGTGACCCAGGGAAGATATGCTGCCGCCAGCCACTGCAGTAAGCAAGAAAGGCAACGAGGACAGGTGGGCAGGCAATGAGCAGGGCACCGTTCCCCTCGGAAAGCGCTTCTCCAGAGGAGCCAGCGCACACTCACCAGAACGAGGGCATCCATGACATCCTTGCAGATCTGCAGGCTGCTGGCACTTGTCACTTCCAAAAACACATCAGAAGTCGTTTTCTTCACCTTAAAGAAAGGATTTCAGAAGAGAACCCTTATCAAATGTAGACATCAGCAGCTCAACATTTGTTCCCAAGAAAAGTCTACAAAACTgtgtggccaggcactgtggctcacacctgtaaacccagcactttgtgaggttgatgtgggaggatcgcttgagctcaggagttcaagaccagcctgggtaacacagtgagaccccgtctctacaaaaataatacaaaatttagccgggtgtggcagcacgcgcctgtggtccctactcaggaggcagatgtgtgagaactgcttgagcccaacagtttcagtttggggctgcagtgagctatgatctcgccactgcacaccaattttggcaacaaagcaagacttgtcTCGATCAATCAAGCAGATGGTGCCACATACACCAAGCCCACTCCTTTCCTACAGAGATGAGGACTGCAGCTCGCAGCATCCCAGCCACCACGCAGCACCCAGCGTGAACAGTGAGCTGCAGCTCTGAGAAGCCAGGGCCCTTTGTCCCCTCTGGGCTGCATTTTCTTCTGCACCAATAAGACCCGATGATGGAGTAGGCACTTGTGTTGATGCTGCAGGGCACAGCCCACAAGACACACCATGCTCACATCCACGCCACCCTACCTTTGTCTTCTCACTGTTGGTTATTGGTGGAAAGGAAATCACATCACCGTCTGCATCCACAAGACAAGGGTAATTTTCATTTCCATCCAGCAAGTGAAGATATCTGTGTGGAAAGAGACAAATGACAGGCCTAACTATAAAAGATATACtttgcagggtgtggtggcatgtgcatgggggtccagctactcaggaggctgagacaggagggttgCAGGGGCCGAGGGGTTGGCTGTGGTGTGCGGAGCCAATGGAGGGTCTACAGTGAGCCTGTCATCACTACGAGGAGCTCCTGGGGGCAGAGGACCACCAGGCTGCCCCAGGAGGAGCCAGCCCAGGCCAGAAACACAGCAGGACAGAAAGCTCCAGTGCTCATCAGCAGTGGGACTGCGCCTACGATTGGCCACCTCGATCcagcctgggggctgggctggtgTTTACGCCCCTTTCCTGATGATGGCTGCTTTATATGCCATCCTATCCCATGCGAGCGCCACCCGCCTCCTGTGGCATGGCCAATCCCTCAGCTCCTAACACCTTCCCCTCCCTCCGCAGATGCCTCCACTTCCCCTCACATCGGGGCCAACTAGATGAGAATGCTTTAACTACCTTTCCTTTggaaagagattttctttttttctttttaccccgTCAGAAGCTTCAGGTTCTGGGAGCATTAGGTGGTTCCTGAGGAGCACAGACTAACCAGCGGAGGCCACCCCGTGATGCCTGGCCGGCCCCGCCTCCCGCGGCGCCCTGCCCACCTGTGCAGGCCCGACACCGTCTGCCGCTTCTTCTGCTTCCGCTGCTCCTCGGCCTCCAGTTGCAGCTGCCGAACCAGGTCCTTGGCCTTTGCTTCTTTCCGCCCCAAGGGGACGATCTATCAGGCAGAAACCCACAAACTCCACAACGGTCCCAGCCAAAGAACTCGTCGTCCTGTCGACTATGGCCTTAAGCCTCCACAAGCCGTCCCGACTGCTGCCCTCCTTCATCTCTACAACAGGCAGGGAGCTACAGGCGGGTTCCGTCTGCCGCGTCCCAGGGAGACCTGACGCCCAAACCCACCAGTCCTGCCGAAGCGGGCCTCCGCCTTAACCCCAGCTCATGCACGGCTGTGTCTCGGGAGACCTACCATCCTCAGAAGGCCAACAGAGGAGAGAAAGGCTGAGCGGCAGGGACCTCATGCACTGCACAGAATAGCCCAGGGACGGCACCACGACACAGCAACTCCCACTACTGCCAACCCCGCGAAGAGCGTTTTACAGTCAGAATAGAGACCAACATTTCTGATGAAAAGGTAGTGAGCAAGTGAAGGAAACTACTTTCCCACGACCGCTGCTCTGCCGAGCCCTCTCACGGCTGGGCACCGCTCTGAGTGTAACCGCAAATGCGGCCTGTTTCATGATTTCACGTCTCTGCAAGAGCAGGCCGTGTTTGCAGTTCTGAAGAAACTGCTCGGGCTCCAGCATCAGCACGGCCCCTTTGAAGGGCACCAAGGAGGCCCTGGAGCAGGCCTGGGAAAGGGGGCGGCGGCACCTTGAGGTCCTGCGGGGGCCGGGCGCAGTACAGCAGGGGCCCTCGGACGGCTCGGAGCTCGTGGGTGGCAACGGTGGCGGCTGTCCTCTTCTCACAGAGATCTTCGTGGAGCTTGGTCTGTAACACAGGAGCAGCGGTGAGCGAGGCCTCCTGCGCCCCGAAGCCCAGCACGGTATCCATGCTTCACCCCCAGCCGGGCAGGCTGGGCACCAGGAAACCCTCCCAGCCCTCGGCCTTCACAGCCCCACCACGCCTCTTTCCGAGACGGGGCTCTCCTCCAAGTCTTCTCCGCCCAGCCAGCCAGGCACCCGCTCTCTGGAATCACCATCAGGAAAACGACCTTAACCTGTCAAACAGCAGACCTTCTTCCTTCTCTAATTCTAGACACCATATTGGAGATTTCAAAGAACTCATTTCgaactaaaatgtaaataaaagccGAGCTTCAGCTTCTAAAACCCTGGCTGAGGTGCCTGTTCGCTTCCTTCCTCAACTGCGGGCAGAAAGACCCCCACGACAGTCACTCTCGGGCTGCACACGCTGTCTCTGCCTCTACGGGGTGCATGGGACTTTCCCCTAGGCACAGGTGTGGTTTTTATCTTAAAAGTTGGTCGGATatcacagaaaaacaacaaactggGAAGTTAGTTTTGCCAAACCCTAAAAATTCACAGAAGAATGTGCTGGCAGGAGCTGACAATTTTAATACCATCTTACATGAAACAAAACGTACGACTTACTTTGGACGTCAGAAAGCCCACCAAAATATCAGAACATCAAGgaacctgattttctttttcttttcttttttttttttttttttgagatggagtcttgctcttgttgcccaggctggagtgcaatggcacaatctcaactcactgcaacctccgccttccaggttcacgcgcttctcctgcctcagtctgcccagtagctgggattacaggtacctgccaccatgcccgctaatttttgtatttttagtagagacggggtttcaccatgttggccaggctggtctcgaactcctgacctcaggcgatccacccgcctcagcctcccgaagtgctgggattacaggcatgagccatcatgcctggatggAACCCTAATTTTCAACTGCAATAAAGCTATCCAAAAATTAGGacaggccgggcaaggtggctcacacctgtaatctcagcactttgggaggctgaggcaggcggatcactcgaggtcaggagtttgagaccagcctggccaacatggtgaaaccctattaaaaatacaaaaaaattaaccagatctgatggcagacacctgtaatcccagctgctcgggaggctggggcaggagaatcgcttgaacccgggaggcagagctgtagtgagcttagattgcgccgctgcactccatccagcctgggacacagtgcgactccttaaaaaaaaattaggataaaCCGTTAATGCTCTATGTGGAGGAGTGAGGGACAGGGCCAGTGAGCGGGCCCAGGCCAGGCTGCAGGCATCTGTGAAGAGGCCATCTCCATGCTGGGGACACCCAcctcccagaaggcagaggcctcACCCCTTCCTCAGCAACACCTGGGCCAGAAGCTGCTCTATTCCTGCTTAggagctgaggaaactgaggcacacagacaCCTGGCGAGGCCCCATATTCCACTGCTGCTCCTTCGGACATGCTCACTCCAGGATGCATCCCAGCTTGCGGTGTCCCACACCCGTGTCCCCGTCACCTGAGGGCCCCACGGCACCCACCTGCATGGTGAGGAAGCGCTTGAGCGCATTCCCTGGCTGCAGGTCCATGCCTCGCACCACGGCACCCACGATGTAGGGCCGCACGTCCCGGACCTCGGGGCTCACTCTGACTGTCAGAGGCGTGGGGTTCTCGGAGACGTGCAGGACCCTAAGCAGCAGCCGGCCGGCGTCTCCCACGTCCTGGTCCTCCCCGTCGCCGCCCTCCCGCCTctgcttcctctccctcctcttcctccggCTCTCCTCCTTCTCCGAGCCCTCGGCACGGCCCTTGCCCTTTCCGCCACCGCGGCCTCCGACACGCAGGTACTCCAGGATGGACCTGGTCTGGCAGCCGCTGACCATCTTCTCCAGGCGCTTGTCCCTCAGCTTGTTCCCGCGGAAATTGATCTCCTTGAGCTTGGGGCAGTCCGCAAGCTCTGCAGGGATCTCGCTCAGCTGGTTGTTGGAGAGGTCCAGCGTCTGCAAAGAGAAACAGGGACGCGTCAGAGCCCAAGGTCACGCTCCAGAGGCAGGGACAGCACTCCTCACTCACAAGGGCCACCAGGAGCCTGTCTGCGGGGGCGCATCCCAGGGCAGCCACAGTTACTCATCTCTGAGTCGCTTCCCCAGCTTGGCACCCCCACCTCAAAGGCATCAGCCAAGGAGCCTCTCTGAAGGAAAGGCGTCAGCCATGTTAACAGTGATCTCTGCAAAAGCTTCTGATTCAAACATGTCACCCTCTTTGAGTAACAACTACAGCAGATCAATCATCAGGTTAGAGAACAGAAAAGTGACAAGGGACGTCTGGCTGTGAAATGTGAACTCATGCCAGGAACTCGCCAGGACTACTCAGGTGAGAAGCAGGTTCCCCAAAgtggtggtttttaaaaaaattacatgagctaaaaaaaaaaaaaatacagcaaaatctCTAAAAGCATTCTCCTTCCTCATACTGAAGTACAAAGTTGCCAGCAATAGCACACACAGCGCTCTCACAGTTCATGCCGCAGGAAGGAAAGGGTAAAGCCGACTTTAATGGCAATGGGTTCTCAGCCTTCATCTGACTCAGGACGGGTGCACTGGGCCACCACTGTGTGCCACAGAGATACCCAGGAAGCCCCATGGCCCACCAGAAAGCACTTTTTGTGACCAGAATTGATCAGACTTTGGCAAAACGTGCAGCTGACCTCACTGAAAGGATGGAAGGGGCACAGTGGCACCTGACACTCTTAGGACATCTTTTCCAGGGTATGGGCAGGGCAGGAAACGTGCATGCAAGGGCAGCCACTTCTCCAACGTGAGGTTGCTGCTGCGGGTTCAGGCAAAAGGGGCCCAGCCGCCTCGGCTCTCCTCCTTCCTGGCTGGGCAGCCTCGCCAGGCGGTGGGGCAGGCTCTGGGAGCAAGCCCTTCTGTCCCAGGCTCCTCGAGGGCTGGAGGACCCTGCTCAGGATGCGAAACGTGACCCTCAGGGGTCTCTGGCAGCCTGGGTGCCAGCTCTGCCCCAGGGAGGAGGCAACAGCACGAGGCACCCTGGAAGCCAGCAGTCACCCTTGGTCGGTGTGGCCGATGAGTCCTAGCCACACTGGATGTGGAGGAGACAAGTGGGATAGGACTTGACTGACCCTGAACAGAGACGGGAGGGGCTGATTACCCAGAGGACACCTTCTGCTTCGCCTGGCATGGAGGGCAGGGGTGATGGAGTTTCTCAAGCCCCAGGttatgaaggaaatgaaaaaggaacCTGCTGGAATCCTCCGGCTCAAGCAATCAAGCTGCTCagaagcaggaagggagggatggcTCAGAAATGGGGGAGGTGCTCAGGGGCGGGAAGGGCGGCGTGGCTCGGACGCGGGAGGGTGCACTGGATGAGTTAGTTCCCTTAGGGACAGCAGAGACCCAGGGAAGACGTGGACAGCCTAACAGTAAAGCAGGACCGGTGTGTGTAAAGGGACCGCGCCCTCCAGGAGAAGCGGCAGTCTAAGCAGCAGTGGCACCTGCTGGGGAAGGACGTGAGGCCGGGGCTGAGACCAACCCCAGCTGCTGAGCACTACCTGAGCCTCGGGTCCATTGGCTCTAACACAACTGCCACCATGGTGTGCTTCTCCAGGCAAGGCAGGATGGGCAATGCCGGGCTGGGCTGGCGTAGACAGGTTGGATTGGTGGCTCCGGCCCAGACCTCCCTTCCGGTCCACATGGGACAGGAGCCAATCCCCCCCTGGAATCCAGGTGGCCTTGTCAAGTACCAGAAGCGGCATCCCCAATGCTGTCGCCAGCCTGCGGCACCAGGAACAGCACAGCCATGAGCCCAGGCTTCTAGGGCTCCTACCCACCTCCCCGGCGGAGCCCTGGCTCCAGCATCagaaccagcctgggccaccagCCCAGGGTGCAGCCCGCCTGGCAGAGACCACGGGAAGCTCTCGAGTTGAAAGGTCGGGGACGAGGGCGTCTGCGACTCTGCTCTGTGGGTTTCTGCGCTGCCCTGACGGCACTTGGTTAAAAAGCTTGAAAGTTCCCCTGAAGTGAAACCTCCTTACTCCCTGCAAACACACAGGGGAGCGTCTGCCTCCACCGACAAACAGCAAGCTCCTTAAGAcccaggagcagcagcagaggcAAAGGAGGCAGGTGGGGCCCCAGAGCAGCAACAGCCAGGTTCAGCTGCAGCCTGCAAGAGCCtcctgtgggtaaccccccatataggtaaggaggaaggagagctaagcagaatcctggcacaattagtgaagaatatctcagtttatagtgttattactcagtgatttccttttatataatcctttatataatcatatattagtttatagaattagggcttggAGAATctctcagtttatagtgttactactcagttatttacacacacagacacacacacatgatatTTTTTAGGCATGGTTTAAGGGAAGACAGTTAGACCAgcacaagaatccatggcccaggcggccgCGCTCAGtgtcgtaaagatacccgctgtatggcaggcctggggcgagagccactcctcccgATAAAGGAGCTGTAGGACCtcgctccagttcttgtggaaggctgccctcagactggCAAtcgcaccttggtgactgtgaactttatcagctcttgttacTGCCCTGCTcaaaaagcatcttcccatagaacccactggaagctgccatagaccctgacagctctgtcactgctgtgtgacttaaagcatcctcctaaaaatcttagaagtagcttgcccatagatagaggtattgcacactgcaccctcttcactgcacatggcccacctccatgcctcggtgacctaatgggggtggaccccttactgcacatggcCCTTGCCTCGATGACCTAATGGGAATGGACCCCTTGCTGCACGCTGTCCACCTCcatgcctcagtgacctaatggaAATGGACCCCTTGCTtcgcactgtccacctcctggcctaggtgacctaatgggggtgaatcccttgttttattgctcatgaccctatcactatccttaaagatgacttcactcactgccctgccccctaacctatacacaataaatactcacgcTTCTGGACATTGAAGGCCTCGCCTGACTCCACTTATAGGTGGCGTGGCCTTgtgttttccttgtacttctgtgtcctgtctctttatttctcggatcctgcgcctcagcacagcctaagggacaccccacgaccctgtggggccctcagccctgCATCCCCGAAAGGATGACGACAGGCACTGGGAGAAGGGTCTTCCTTCCAGGCAAAGATCACCAGAGAAAGGGCA
Above is a window of Saimiri boliviensis isolate mSaiBol1 chromosome 11, mSaiBol1.pri, whole genome shotgun sequence DNA encoding:
- the LRRC47 gene encoding leucine-rich repeat-containing protein 47, producing MAAAAVSESWPELELAERERRRELLLTGPGLEERVRAAGGQLPPRLFTLPLLHYLEVSGCGSLRAPGPGLAQGLPQLHSLVLRRNALGPGLSPELGPLPALRVLDLSGNALEALPPGHGLGPAEPPGLPQLQSLNLSGNRLRELPADLARCAPRLQSLNLTGNCLDSFPAELFRPGALPLLSELAAADNCLRELSPDIAHLASLKTLDLSNNQLSEIPAELADCPKLKEINFRGNKLRDKRLEKMVSGCQTRSILEYLRVGGRGGGKGKGRAEGSEKEESRRKRRERKQRREGGDGEDQDVGDAGRLLLRVLHVSENPTPLTVRVSPEVRDVRPYIVGAVVRGMDLQPGNALKRFLTMQTKLHEDLCEKRTAATVATHELRAVRGPLLYCARPPQDLKIVPLGRKEAKAKDLVRQLQLEAEEQRKQKKRQTVSGLHRYLHLLDGNENYPCLVDADGDVISFPPITNSEKTKVKKTTSDVFLEVTSASSLQICKDVMDALVLKMAEMNKYTFENKEEGSLSDTEADVAAGQLSDPSTSPSAAKNGPSPLVVEQVRVVDLEGSLKVVYPSKADLATAPPHVTVVR